A single window of Excalfactoria chinensis isolate bCotChi1 chromosome 13, bCotChi1.hap2, whole genome shotgun sequence DNA harbors:
- the MEIKIN gene encoding meiosis-specific kinetochore protein, whose protein sequence is MERPYWQSSAWAGKAPRKKRRLSPLPGELPTAGRSGPAQCRRRLFGSARRGETQPGYLKRKSTVKTLPKIKENLEVTQGSPSSNQSTQVNVKEIPFLEKNEENVEGSTVLLKESPIINFESKESLKTSDVTSGTGMTLPTGVSSFLLECLDADSSADRDTVATDTTESFPSPETLRDEECSGASNAGFEDFVKCKNSTLLDCSKAVAIDKILQISDLSPILDPILKDCKDQHIKRKRSKCNYSSSELSVSSTVAGKKICKITTARERTPALKSGTRCSSPVGAARKPDNQTAEPKRLKSIRKKELSIMLEGNASPCGQLESAPANTSAKSVKVTTEVLPSRQTDDSWCYRKEICSIVRTSPGHRPSRHRQLPVNTKAFCLPEGVPEDVITNSKLWVCCKPR, encoded by the exons ATGGAGCGGCCGTACTGGCAGAGCTCGGCCTGGGCCGGGAAGGCCCCACGGAAGAAGCGGCGTTTGTCTCCGTTGCCCGGCGAGCTGCCCACCGCAGGGCGCTCCGGGCCGGCGCAGTGCCGGCGGCGGCTGTTCGGCAGCGCGCGGCGTGGGGAGACCCAGCCCGGCT ACCTGAAGAGAAAATCCACTGTGAAAACCTTACCGAAAATCAAGGAGAATCTTGAAGTCACCCAAGGGAGCCCTTCCTCCAATCAAAG CACTCAAGTGAATGTCAAAGAAATACCCttcttggaaaagaatgaagagaatGTGGAAGGCAGCACCGTACTGCTGAAG GAATCTCCAATAATCAACTTTGAAAGTAAAGAAAGCCTGAAAACCAGTGATGTTACTTCAG gcACAGGGATGACTCTCCCTACAGGtgtttcatcttttctccttGAGTGTTTGGATGCAGATTCCTCTGCAGACCGTGACACAGTTGCTACTGACACCACAGAAAGTTTCCCATCCCCTGAAACGTTAAGAGATGAGGAATGTTCAG GGGCAAGTAATGCTGGCTTCGAGGACTTTGTGAAATGCAAGAACTCCACTCTCCTGgactgcagcaaagcagtggCCATAGATAAGATACTGCAGATCTCAGATCTTTCACCAATATTAG ACCCCATATTGAAAGACTGTAAAGACCAGCACATAAAAAG AAAGAGATCCAAATGCAATTACAGTTCTTCAGAACTGAGTGTTTCAAGTACTGTGGCAG ggaaaaaaatctgtaaaattaCAACTGCAagagagagaactccagccCTAAAAAGTGGTACGCGCTGTTCTTCACCAGTAGGAGCGGCAAGAAAG CCTGACAATCAGACGGCTGAACCCAAAAGGCTGAAgagcatcagaaaaaaagagttgtcTATCATGTTAGAAGGTAATGCATCGCCTTGTGGTCAGCTTGAGTCTGCCCCAGCAAACACTTCAGCCAAATCAGTGAAGGTGACAACAGAGGTACTGCCCTCTAGACAGACAGATGAT TCTTGGtgttacagaaaagaaatctgcTCCATTGTCAGAACTTCTCCGGGTCACAGGCCTTCCAGGCATCGCCAGCTTCCAGTTAACACAAAAGCCTTCTGTCTTCCTGAAGGAGTGCCTGAAG atgTTATTACAAATTCTAAACTGTGGGTCTGCTGTAAACCCAGATGA